In Cherax quadricarinatus isolate ZL_2023a chromosome 36, ASM3850222v1, whole genome shotgun sequence, one DNA window encodes the following:
- the LOC138853646 gene encoding pneumococcal serine-rich repeat protein-like: protein AAATAAAAAATAAAAAAATAAAAAAAPTTTTAAAAAATAAAAAAAAAATAAAPAAAATAAPAAAATSAAAAAAAIAAAATATAGAVVAATAAAATAAAASAATAASASAAAAAAAAAATAAAAATTTTTTAAVAAATAAAATAAAAAAAAAAAAAATTAAAAAAAAAAAATAATATAATATAAAAAAPTAAAAASAATTTTAADADATAAATAAAAAATATAAAAATAAAAATAAAAAAATSAAAAAAAAATTTTAAAAAATAAAAAAATAAPAAAATSAAAAAAAATAAAATATAGAVVAATAAAATAAAASAATAASASAAAAAAAAAATAAAVATTTTTTAAVAAAAAAAAAGTIAGAAATAAGVAATAAAATTAAAATAALPPLPPCRHHRRPLPLVPLLPPLPPFAAATAVSAATAAAATTAADTAAAAAAAAAATALLLLPLLLLLPRRCRQAPLLPIIAASLPPPPPLPLLLLMPFRCRRRCCYSLIAVSPPLLPLMLPPRLRCRCHRRYRRCRLRYWCRLLPPLPLPPPPPATAGAAATAAAVALPPPSLLPLPLPPPPLPLPPPPPLPPAAPVATAAAATAAAAVAATTTAAAAAVATAAAAAAAATAAAGCLLLPPPPAAATILPPAALAAVAAAAAAATAAAGAIAAGAAAPLGPLLPHAAAVAVHCRCFTTGRCRYRRCCQPPPRSPPPLLLVPLPLLPLPATAAGTLAGSRYR, encoded by the exons gctgctgctactgctgctgctgctgctgctactgctgctgctgctgctgctgctactgctgctgctgctgctgctgctcctactactactactgctgctgctgctgctgctactgctgctgctgctgctgctgctgctgctgctactgctgctgctcctgctgctgctgctactgctgctcctgctgctgctgctacttctgctgctgctgctgctgctgctattgctgctgctgctactgctactgctggtgctgttgttgctgctactgctgctgctgctactgctgctgctgcttctgctgctactgctgcttctgcttctgctgctgctgctgcagctgctgctgctgctactgctgctgctgctgctactactactaccactactgctgctgttgctgctgctactgctgctgctgctactgctgctgctgctgctgctgctgctgctgctgctgctgctgctactactgct gctgctgctgctgctgctgctgctgctgctgctactgctgctactgctactgctgctactgctactgctgctgctgctgctgctcctactgctgctgctgctgcttctgctgctactactactactgctgctgatgctgatgctactgctgctgctactgctgctgctgctgctgctactgctactgctgctgctgctgctactgctgctgctgctgctactgctgctgctgctgctgctgctacttctgctgctgctgctgctgctgctgctgctactactactactgctgctgctgctgctgctactgctgctgctgctgctgctgctactgctgctcctgctgctgctgctacttctgctgctgctgctgctgctgctgctactgctgctgctgcaactgctactgctggtgctgttgttgctgctactgctgctgctgctactgctgctgctgcttctgctgctactgctgcttctgcttctgctgctgctgctgcagctgctgctgctgctactgctgctgctgttgctactactactaccactactgctgctgttgctgctgctgctgctgctgctgctgctggtactattgctggtgctgctgctactgctgctggtgttgctgctactgctgctgctgctactacggctgctgctgctactgctgct ctgccgccgctgccgccctgccgccaccaccgccgcccgcTGCCGCTGGTGCCACTGCTGCCGCCACTGCCACCGTTTGCCGCCGCTACCGCCGTTTccgctgccaccgctgctgctgccaccaccgctgccgataccgctgctgctgctgccgctgctgctgctgctactgctctgctgctgctaccgctgctgcttctgctgccacGCCGCTGCCGCCAAGCGCCACTGCTGCCGATAATTGCTGCttcgctgccgccgccgccaccgctgccgttgctgctgttgatgccgtttcgctgccgccgccgctgctgctactcGCTCATTGCCGTctcaccgccgctgctgccgctgatgCTGCCGCCGCGATTACggtgccgctgccaccgccgctacCGCCGATGCCGTCTCCGTTACTGGTGCCGGCTGCTGCCGCcactgccgctgccaccgccgccgccggcTACCGCTGgtgccgctgccaccgctgccgctgTTGCTCTGCCGCCGCCGTCGCTGCTGCCGTTACCGCTGCCACCGCCACCGCTgccactgccaccgccaccgccgctgccaccggcTGCGCCAGttgccaccgccgctgctgccaccgctgctgccgctgttgctgctactaccaccgccgccgctgccgccgttgccaccgccgccgccgctgccgccgctgccaccgccgctgccggctgcctgctgctgccaccgccacCTGCTGCCGCCACCATCCTGCCGCCGGCCGCTCTGGCTGCCGTCGCCgcagctgctgccgctgccaccgccgccgctggtGCCATTGCCGCAGGTGCCGCTGCACCGCTGGGGCCGCTGCTGCCACACGCCGCCGCTGTTGCTGTTCACTGCCGCTGCTTCACTACGGGCCGCTGCCGCTACCGCCGCTGCTGCCAG ccgccgccacgatcaccgccgccgctgctgctggtgccgctgccactgctgccgctgcctgctacCGCTGCTGGTACGCTTGCCGGTTCCCGCTaccgctga